One window from the genome of Streptomyces sp. NBC_00287 encodes:
- a CDS encoding sensor histidine kinase, with amino-acid sequence MNTLDRARAHLKAHPLALDAALAAGVLICMVAGSFVDPHGKDGVTWGLHTPDLPSLTLMTLGAATLVFRRRAPRTVLAVTGTLSVIESVNGDPRAPVAMSAVIALYTVASTTDRHTAWRLGLLTMTVLTGVAMLAGPLPWYAQENLAIFAWTGMAATAGDAMRSRRAFVDAIQERAARAERTREEEARRRVAEERLRIARDLHDVVAHHIALVNVQAGVAAHVMDKRPDQAKEALAHVREASRSALNELRATVGLLRQSGDPEAPTEPAPGLDRLDELVGTFRSAGLQVEVARADQDTTLPAAVGLAAYRVIQEALTNVQKHAGGEAKAEVSVVRVGPHVEVTVLDDGVHDPEAPVSSGGHGLLGMRERVTALRGTLTTGPRYGGGFRVHAILPVKTRSAVTGEPGETV; translated from the coding sequence GTGAACACCCTCGACCGCGCCAGAGCCCACCTCAAAGCGCACCCCCTCGCACTGGACGCGGCCCTCGCAGCCGGCGTCCTGATCTGCATGGTGGCCGGCTCGTTCGTGGATCCGCACGGCAAGGACGGCGTCACCTGGGGCCTGCACACCCCCGACCTCCCCAGCCTCACCCTCATGACCCTCGGCGCCGCCACCCTCGTCTTCCGCCGCCGCGCCCCCAGAACCGTCCTCGCCGTCACCGGCACCCTCTCCGTCATCGAGAGCGTCAACGGCGACCCCCGAGCCCCCGTCGCCATGTCCGCGGTCATCGCGCTGTACACCGTCGCCTCCACCACCGACCGCCACACCGCCTGGCGCCTGGGCCTGCTCACCATGACCGTCCTGACCGGCGTCGCCATGCTCGCGGGCCCCCTGCCCTGGTACGCCCAGGAGAACCTCGCGATCTTCGCCTGGACCGGCATGGCCGCGACCGCCGGCGACGCCATGCGCAGCCGCCGCGCCTTCGTCGACGCCATCCAGGAACGCGCGGCACGAGCCGAGCGCACCAGAGAGGAAGAGGCCCGCCGACGGGTCGCCGAGGAACGCCTCCGTATCGCCCGCGACCTGCACGACGTCGTCGCCCACCACATCGCCCTGGTCAATGTGCAGGCCGGAGTCGCCGCCCATGTGATGGACAAGCGCCCCGACCAGGCCAAGGAGGCCCTGGCCCACGTACGCGAGGCCAGCCGCTCCGCGCTCAACGAGCTGCGTGCCACCGTCGGCCTGCTGCGCCAGTCCGGCGACCCGGAGGCACCCACCGAGCCCGCCCCCGGCCTCGACCGGCTCGACGAACTCGTCGGCACCTTCCGCAGCGCGGGACTCCAGGTCGAGGTGGCCCGCGCCGACCAGGACACCACCCTGCCCGCCGCCGTCGGCCTTGCGGCCTACCGGGTCATCCAGGAAGCCCTCACCAATGTGCAGAAGCACGCGGGAGGCGAGGCGAAAGCCGAGGTCAGCGTCGTCCGCGTGGGACCGCATGTGGAGGTCACGGTCCTCGACGACGGGGTCCACGACCCGGAGGCCCCCGTCTCCAGCGGCGGCCATGGACTGCTCGGCATGCGCGAACGCGTCACCGCCCTGCGCGGCACACTCACCACCGGTCCCCGGTACGGCGGCGGGTTCCGGGTGCATGCGATCCTGCCGGTCAAGACCCGTAGCGCCGTCACGGGAGAGCCGGGGGAGACCGTATGA
- the pspAA gene encoding PspA-associated protein PspAA yields MIVRIMGEGQVRLADSHLTELNKLDDELLAEMENGDGPGFRRTLQSLLTKVRDLGEPLPDDSLEPSELILPSPDATLEEVRELLSDDGLIPG; encoded by the coding sequence ATGATCGTACGGATCATGGGGGAGGGGCAGGTGAGGCTGGCCGACAGCCACCTCACCGAACTGAACAAGCTCGACGACGAGCTGCTGGCCGAAATGGAGAACGGCGACGGCCCCGGCTTCCGCCGCACCCTCCAGTCCCTCCTCACCAAGGTCCGAGACCTCGGCGAACCCCTCCCGGACGACTCCCTGGAACCCTCGGAACTGATCCTCCCGTCCCCGGACGCGACGCTGGAGGAAGTCCGGGAGCTCTTGAGCGACGACGGCTTGATTCCGGGTTGA
- a CDS encoding response regulator transcription factor — protein MTIRVLLADDQALLRSAFRVLVDSESDMEVVGEASDGAQAVALAKEQRADVVLMDIRMPGTDGLAATRMISADPSLAHVRVVILTTFEVDDYVVQSLRAGASGFLGKGSEPDELLNAIRVAAGGEALLSPAATKGLIARFLAQGGTGDDERDPARAERLDALTVREREVLVQVAGGHSNDEIAERLEVSPLTVKTHVNRAMAKLGARDRAQLVVIAYESGLVRPRVD, from the coding sequence ATGACCATCCGTGTCCTGCTCGCCGACGACCAGGCCCTGTTGCGCAGCGCCTTCCGTGTCCTGGTGGACTCCGAGTCCGACATGGAGGTCGTGGGCGAGGCGTCCGACGGCGCTCAGGCAGTGGCGCTGGCCAAGGAGCAGCGCGCCGACGTGGTCCTGATGGACATCCGGATGCCCGGCACCGACGGGCTCGCCGCCACTCGCATGATCAGCGCCGACCCGTCGCTCGCCCATGTCCGCGTGGTCATACTGACCACCTTCGAGGTCGACGACTATGTCGTGCAGTCGCTGCGGGCCGGCGCCTCCGGCTTCCTCGGCAAGGGTTCCGAGCCCGACGAGCTGCTGAACGCCATCCGGGTCGCCGCAGGCGGCGAGGCCCTGCTCTCCCCGGCCGCCACCAAGGGCCTGATCGCCCGCTTCCTCGCGCAGGGCGGCACGGGCGACGACGAGCGCGACCCGGCCCGCGCCGAACGGCTCGACGCGCTCACCGTGCGGGAGCGCGAGGTGCTGGTGCAGGTCGCGGGCGGCCACTCCAACGACGAGATCGCCGAACGTCTCGAGGTCAGCCCGCTGACCGTGAAGACCCACGTCAACCGGGCCATGGCCAAGCTGGGCGCACGGGACCGGGCGCAGCTCGTGGTGATCGCCTACGAGTCGGGGCTGGTCCGTCCAAGGGTGGACTAG
- a CDS encoding PspA/IM30 family protein: MKRMGMIFRAKANKALDRAEDPRETLDYSYQKQLELLQKVRRGVADVATSRKRLELQLNQLQSQSSKLEDQGRKALALGREDLAREALSRRAALQQQVTDLETQHATLQGEEEKLTLAAQRLQAKVDAFRTKKETIKATYTAAQAQTRIGEAFSGISEEMGDVGLAIQRAEDKTAQLQARAGAIDELLASGALDDQSGMHKDDIQAELDRLSGGTDVELELQRMKAELAGGSSGGKQAIEGGSGQTQPEQKQDTPRFDKQ, from the coding sequence ATGAAGCGTATGGGGATGATCTTCCGCGCGAAGGCGAACAAGGCCCTTGACCGGGCCGAGGACCCGCGCGAGACCCTCGATTACTCGTACCAGAAGCAGCTGGAACTGCTCCAGAAAGTGCGCCGCGGAGTCGCGGACGTGGCCACCAGCCGCAAGCGCCTGGAGCTCCAGCTCAACCAGCTGCAGTCGCAGTCGTCCAAGCTGGAGGACCAGGGCCGCAAGGCGCTCGCGCTGGGCCGTGAGGACCTGGCCCGCGAGGCGCTGTCCCGGCGCGCCGCCCTCCAGCAGCAGGTGACCGACCTGGAGACGCAGCACGCCACGCTCCAGGGCGAGGAGGAGAAGCTCACCCTCGCGGCCCAGCGACTCCAGGCCAAGGTCGATGCCTTCCGTACGAAGAAGGAGACCATCAAGGCCACCTACACCGCGGCCCAGGCGCAGACCCGGATCGGCGAGGCCTTCTCCGGTATCTCCGAGGAGATGGGCGACGTCGGCCTGGCGATCCAGCGCGCCGAGGACAAGACCGCCCAGCTCCAGGCCCGGGCCGGCGCCATCGACGAACTGCTCGCCTCCGGTGCCCTGGACGACCAGTCCGGTATGCACAAGGACGACATCCAGGCCGAGCTGGACCGGCTCTCCGGTGGTACGGATGTAGAGCTGGAACTGCAGCGCATGAAGGCGGAGCTGGCGGGAGGCTCCTCCGGTGGCAAGCAGGCCATCGAGGGCGGCTCGGGCCAGACGCAGCCGGAGCAGAAGCAGGACACCCCGCGCTTCGACAAACAGTAG
- a CDS encoding efflux RND transporter permease subunit has translation MSWLSRFSLAQRALVGLMSIIALAFGAIAIPQLKQQLLPSIELPMVSVLAPYQGASPDVVEKQVVEPIEDSLEGVDGITGVTSTASEGNALIMASFDYGSGTQQLVADVQQAVNRARAQLPDEVDPQVVAGSTDDMPTVVLAVTADKDQQALADQLDKTVVPDLKDIDGVGQVTVDGVRDLEVTVTPDDAKLAAAGLTAQSLTQALQAGGATVPAGSFDEDGANRTVQVGGGFTSLEQIEDLRIKGDGKPVRLADVAKVEQEQAPADSLTRTNGEPSLAVMVTMDRDGSAVAISDAVNDKLAQMRADLGTGAEVTVVSDQGPAVKKSIDGLTTEGALGLLFAVLIILVFLASIRSTLVTAVSIPLSVVLALIVLWTQDLSLNMLTLGALTIAIGRVVDDSIVVLENIKRHLGYGEEREEAILKAVREVAGAVTSSTLTTVAVFLPIGLTGGMVGELFGSFSLTVTAALLASLLVSLTVVPVLSFWFLRAPKGTPEDAEEARRKAEEKEAKSRLQRLYVPVLRFATRRRLTSVALAIVILIGTFGMAPLLKTNFFDQGEQEVLTVKQELKPGTSLAATDAQAKKVEKLLGSVEGVKDSQVTIGSSGFMAAFGGGTDTNQASYSVMLEDSASSEDVTDRIEDGLKKLDGIGTTTIAAGDGFGSQDLSVVVKAADASVLREAAEEVRKEVAGLDDVTDVTSDLSQSVPRISVKANDKAAAAGFTDATLGAAVAQAVRGTTAAQATLDDTERDIVIRSAKPAETLAELKALRLGPVKLSDVATVKLVDGPVSMTRIDGQRAATITAKPTGDNTGAVSADLQSKINGLELPAGATAAIGGVSEDQDEAFANLGLAMLAAIAIVFMLLVATFRSLVQPLILLVSIPFAATGAIGLLVATGTPMGVPAMIGMLMLIGIVVTNAIVLIDLINQYRRQGYGVVEAVIEGGRHRLRPILMTALATIFALLPMALGVTGEGGFIAQPLAVVVIGGLITSTLLTLLLVPTLYTMLELRKERRAKKREAKRLKKAGVPVEAKSEEPEPAGV, from the coding sequence ATGTCCTGGCTGTCCAGATTCAGCCTCGCGCAACGAGCCCTCGTCGGGCTCATGTCGATCATCGCGCTCGCCTTCGGAGCGATCGCGATACCCCAGCTCAAGCAGCAGCTGCTGCCGTCCATAGAACTGCCCATGGTGTCCGTGCTCGCGCCCTACCAGGGTGCCTCCCCGGACGTGGTGGAGAAGCAGGTCGTCGAGCCCATCGAGGACAGCCTCGAAGGTGTCGACGGCATCACCGGCGTCACCTCCACCGCCAGCGAGGGCAACGCCCTGATCATGGCGTCCTTCGACTACGGCAGCGGCACCCAGCAGCTCGTCGCCGATGTCCAGCAGGCCGTCAACCGGGCCCGCGCCCAGCTCCCGGACGAGGTCGACCCGCAGGTCGTCGCCGGTTCCACGGACGACATGCCGACCGTCGTACTCGCCGTCACCGCCGACAAGGACCAGCAGGCCCTGGCCGACCAGCTGGACAAGACGGTCGTACCGGATCTGAAGGACATCGACGGCGTCGGCCAGGTCACCGTCGACGGTGTGCGTGACCTCGAGGTCACCGTCACCCCGGACGACGCGAAGCTGGCCGCGGCCGGTCTGACCGCGCAGTCCCTCACCCAGGCCCTCCAGGCGGGCGGCGCGACCGTGCCGGCCGGCTCCTTCGACGAGGACGGCGCCAACCGGACCGTGCAGGTCGGCGGCGGCTTCACTTCGCTGGAGCAGATCGAGGACCTGCGCATCAAGGGCGACGGCAAGCCGGTCCGCCTCGCCGACGTCGCGAAGGTCGAGCAGGAGCAGGCCCCGGCCGACTCCCTGACCCGTACGAACGGTGAGCCGAGCCTCGCGGTCATGGTCACCATGGACCGTGACGGCAGCGCGGTCGCGATCTCGGACGCGGTGAACGACAAGCTCGCGCAGATGCGCGCGGACCTCGGCACCGGTGCCGAGGTGACCGTCGTCAGCGACCAGGGTCCGGCGGTGAAGAAGTCCATCGACGGTCTGACCACCGAGGGCGCGCTGGGTCTGCTCTTCGCGGTCCTGATCATCCTGGTCTTCCTGGCGTCGATCCGCTCCACGCTGGTGACGGCGGTGTCCATTCCGCTGTCGGTCGTGCTCGCGCTGATCGTGCTGTGGACGCAGGACCTGTCCCTGAACATGCTGACGCTGGGCGCCCTGACCATCGCCATCGGCCGGGTCGTGGACGACTCGATCGTGGTCCTGGAGAACATCAAGCGGCACCTCGGCTACGGCGAGGAGCGCGAGGAGGCCATCCTCAAGGCGGTCCGCGAGGTGGCGGGCGCGGTGACGTCCTCCACGCTCACCACGGTCGCCGTGTTCCTGCCGATCGGCCTGACCGGCGGCATGGTGGGCGAGCTGTTCGGCTCGTTCAGCCTGACGGTGACGGCGGCCCTGCTGGCGTCGCTCCTTGTCTCGCTGACGGTCGTACCGGTGCTGTCGTTCTGGTTCCTGCGCGCCCCGAAGGGCACCCCCGAGGACGCCGAGGAGGCCCGCCGCAAGGCGGAGGAGAAGGAGGCCAAGAGCCGCCTTCAGCGCCTCTACGTCCCCGTCCTGCGCTTCGCGACCCGGCGCCGTCTGACGAGCGTGGCGCTCGCGATCGTCATCCTCATCGGCACCTTCGGCATGGCGCCGCTGCTCAAGACGAACTTCTTCGACCAGGGCGAGCAGGAAGTCCTCACCGTCAAGCAGGAGTTGAAGCCCGGCACCAGCCTGGCGGCGACCGACGCGCAGGCGAAGAAGGTCGAGAAGCTGCTCGGCTCCGTCGAGGGCGTGAAGGACTCCCAGGTCACCATCGGCTCGTCCGGCTTCATGGCGGCCTTCGGCGGCGGTACGGACACCAACCAGGCGTCCTACTCGGTGATGCTGGAGGACTCCGCGTCCTCCGAGGACGTCACCGACCGCATCGAGGACGGTCTGAAGAAGCTCGACGGCATCGGTACGACCACCATCGCGGCCGGTGACGGCTTCGGCAGCCAGGACCTGAGCGTGGTCGTGAAGGCGGCCGACGCGAGCGTGCTGCGCGAGGCCGCCGAGGAGGTCCGCAAGGAGGTGGCGGGTCTGGACGACGTCACCGACGTCACCAGCGACCTGTCGCAGAGCGTCCCGCGGATCTCGGTCAAGGCCAACGACAAGGCGGCGGCGGCCGGTTTCACCGACGCCACCCTCGGCGCGGCGGTCGCCCAGGCGGTCCGCGGCACCACGGCGGCGCAGGCCACGCTGGACGACACCGAGCGTGACATCGTCATCCGCTCGGCGAAGCCCGCCGAGACCCTGGCCGAGCTCAAGGCGCTGCGCCTGGGCCCGGTGAAGCTGTCCGACGTGGCGACGGTGAAGCTGGTCGACGGCCCGGTCTCGATGACCCGGATCGACGGCCAGCGAGCCGCGACCATCACGGCGAAGCCGACCGGTGACAACACCGGCGCGGTCAGCGCGGACCTCCAGTCGAAGATCAACGGCCTGGAACTGCCCGCGGGCGCCACGGCCGCGATCGGCGGTGTCTCCGAGGACCAGGACGAGGCGTTCGCCAACCTGGGCCTGGCGATGCTGGCGGCCATCGCGATCGTCTTCATGCTGCTGGTCGCGACCTTCCGCTCGCTCGTCCAGCCGCTGATCCTGCTGGTCTCGATCCCCTTCGCGGCCACCGGCGCGATCGGCCTGCTGGTCGCCACCGGCACCCCGATGGGCGTCCCCGCGATGATCGGCATGCTGATGCTGATCGGCATCGTGGTGACGAACGCGATCGTGCTGATCGATCTGATCAACCAGTACAGGCGACAGGGTTACGGCGTCGTGGAGGCCGTGATCGAGGGCGGCCGCCACCGCCTCCGCCCCATCCTCATGACGGCCCTGGCGACGATCTTCGCCCTGCTCCCGATGGCGCTGGGCGTCACCGGCGAGGGCGGCTTCATCGCCCAACCGCTGGCCGTGGTCGTGATCGGCGGCCTGATCACCTCAACCCTCCTCACCCTGCTCCTCGTCCCGACGCTCTACACGATGCTGGAGCTCCGCAAGGAGCGCCGGGCGAAGAAGCGCGAGGCGAAGCGGCTGAAGAAGGCGGGCGTGCCGGTCGAGGCGAAGTCGGAGGAGCCGGAACCGGCGGGCGTCTGA